The following coding sequences are from one Melanotaenia boesemani isolate fMelBoe1 chromosome 19, fMelBoe1.pri, whole genome shotgun sequence window:
- the tmem38b gene encoding trimeric intracellular cation channel type B has product MMDLFELLYLDELSHGLANLSMFPYFDMAHYIVSVMALREQPGALEVSRVSPLACWFSSMLYCFGGAVLSGIMLAEPPVAPLSNGTSVLLASIIWYLVFYCPMDVVYCCASLLPLRLVLSGMKETTRTWKVLGGVTQAHTKYKDSLLVMIAIGWARGAGGGLISNFEQLVRGVWKPETNELLKMSYPTKITLIGAVLFALQHTHYLPLQKHHLMLLYTIFIVVNKSRMMLTGSSSSPFATIESAVYKTLFTGHLPYTALTDEVKKPCIDNGTANRNTASSEQSKPTHPNDERSSTLKAKEESEDDNTTNSKKIN; this is encoded by the exons ATGATGGATCTGTTCGAGTTGCTGTATTTGGACGAACTGTCCCATGGACTAGCAAACTTGTCCATGTTTCCTTACTTTGACATGGCGCACTACATCGTGTCAGTGATGGCTCTGAGAGAGCAGCCAG GAGCTCTGGAGGTATCCCGAGTCAGCCCTTTGGCCTGCTGGTTCAGCTCCATGCTCTACTGTTTTGGAGGAGCTGTGCTGTCCGGGATCATGCTAGCAGAGCCACCAGTAGCACCTTTATCCAATGGCACCAGTGTTCTGCTTGCTTCAATCATCTG GTACCTCGTCTTTTACTGCCCCATGGATGTGGTGTACTGTTGTGCATCTCTGCTACCCCTCAGGCTGGTGCTGTCAGGAATGAAGGAGACAACCAGGACATGGAAGGTTCTTGGAGGGGTTACTCAGgcacacacaaaatacaaagACAGCCTGCTTGTTATGATTGCCATCGGGTGGGCGAGAG GTGCTGGAGGAGGTCTCATAAGTAATTTTGAGCAACTTGTTCGAGGCGTGTGGAAGCCAGAAACCAATGAGCTCCTCAAAATGTCTTA CCCAACAAAGATCACCCTGATTGGGGCAGTGCTGTTTGCTCTACAGCACACACACTACCTGCCGCTCCAGAAGCACCACCTGATGCTCCTCTACACCATCTTTATTGTTGTCAATAAG TCACGGATGATGCTGACGGGCTCCTCTTCATCGCCTTTTGCCACCATTGAGTCAGCCGTCTACAAGACCCTCTTTACGGGACACTTGCCTTACACTGCTCTCACTGATGAGGTAAAGAAACCTTGCATTGATAATGGCACTGCAAACAGGAACACCGCATCATCAGAGCAGAGCAAACCCACTCATCCTAACGATGAACGGAGCAGCACACTCAAAGCCAAAGAGGAGTCAGAGGATGACAACACAACAAATTCCAAAAAGATCAACTAG